A single genomic interval of Persephonella atlantica harbors:
- a CDS encoding ABC transporter ATP-binding protein — MKEIIRLENITKVYETAGIKTKALRGINLTVYEGEFIAIMGASGSGKTTLMNIIGCLDTPTSGRYYLLGKDVSQLNDDQLSQIRNEYIGFVFQQFFLIPYLTAYENILVPALYSKNRFSQKEKRAEEILDMLGLSDKKNNKPSQLSGGQQQRVAIGRALINDPQLVLADEPTGALDSKTAKEIMNIFVQLNRKGRTIILITHDPEIASYAHRTVKISDGQITT; from the coding sequence AAACGAAAGCTCTGAGAGGAATTAATCTCACCGTTTATGAAGGAGAGTTTATAGCTATAATGGGAGCTTCAGGCTCAGGGAAAACAACGCTGATGAATATTATAGGCTGTCTGGATACCCCCACTTCAGGCAGATACTACCTCTTAGGTAAAGATGTTTCACAGTTAAATGACGACCAGCTCTCCCAGATAAGAAACGAGTACATAGGTTTTGTTTTTCAGCAGTTTTTTCTCATACCATATCTAACAGCTTATGAGAACATACTGGTTCCCGCCCTATACTCAAAGAACAGATTCTCCCAGAAAGAAAAAAGGGCTGAAGAAATACTTGATATGCTCGGACTGTCTGACAAAAAAAATAACAAACCTTCTCAGCTTTCTGGAGGACAACAGCAGAGAGTCGCTATAGGGAGAGCTCTGATTAATGATCCACAGCTTGTACTTGCTGATGAACCAACGGGAGCTTTAGACAGCAAAACAGCAAAAGAGATTATGAATATTTTTGTACAGCTAAACAGAAAGGGAAGAACCATTATTCTTATCACCCATGATCCAGAGATTGCATCTTACGCCCACAGGACAGTAAAGATATCCGATGGACAGATTACAACATAG
- a CDS encoding peptidylprolyl isomerase: MFINIGKSRWMKLILFITTFAFVGTAFVALIVYKLSGNIQGIAQVNGKDIPMAEFYYQMGLITRQMQSEGIDTAPLKQQIKAQALRNVIQQELLYQEAEREGIVATREEVKEYLLDIDAFKEKGHFSKDKYLAFLSQVNLTPAFFEEILRKELSIRHLLTIHRAGFYLTEDELGTYINKQLARITGEYILIKPSPYTPTEKEIQDYYQKHRKEFSGEKGKLIHIYQIDIKKLGQEKAEKEAQKLYRNLKENIPVSETEGVKRIFEGTVFEKNSRLDKKLLKETKKLTEDKKIALISEDGYYYIIHYIKEVSQPLPLEKVKEKIISSIKSEKEKQSIQKIHKEVNNILQTEKNLKNIAINYRSKINKINRETIQMLASQLGISMDKLSKLLKSGKINTFVTSSGVVVIKVSKVEPPDKNRKEEMAKLLMPILTQSKYQTLVQMLIDKLQEEADIKVNRRVIQ; encoded by the coding sequence ATGTTCATAAACATTGGAAAATCCAGATGGATGAAGCTCATTCTTTTTATAACAACATTTGCATTTGTTGGAACAGCATTCGTCGCACTTATTGTTTACAAACTATCAGGAAATATTCAGGGTATTGCACAGGTTAACGGTAAGGACATTCCCATGGCAGAGTTTTACTATCAGATGGGGCTGATAACAAGACAGATGCAGTCAGAAGGTATAGACACTGCCCCCTTAAAACAACAGATAAAGGCACAGGCATTAAGGAATGTGATACAGCAGGAACTTCTGTATCAGGAAGCCGAAAGAGAAGGTATAGTAGCAACAAGAGAAGAAGTAAAAGAGTATCTCCTTGATATAGACGCATTTAAGGAAAAGGGGCATTTTTCTAAGGATAAATACCTTGCATTTTTATCGCAGGTTAATCTCACACCAGCATTTTTCGAAGAAATCCTGAGAAAAGAGCTGTCCATCAGGCATCTGCTCACAATCCACAGAGCAGGATTTTACCTTACAGAAGACGAACTGGGCACTTACATAAACAAACAGCTTGCCAGGATTACAGGGGAGTACATACTGATAAAGCCTTCTCCTTATACACCAACAGAAAAGGAGATACAGGATTACTACCAGAAACATAGAAAAGAGTTTTCAGGTGAAAAAGGGAAACTGATCCATATATACCAGATAGATATAAAAAAACTTGGGCAGGAAAAAGCAGAGAAGGAAGCCCAGAAGCTGTACAGAAACCTTAAAGAAAATATCCCTGTATCAGAAACAGAAGGTGTAAAGAGGATATTTGAAGGAACAGTGTTTGAAAAAAACAGCAGATTAGATAAAAAGCTGCTAAAGGAGACAAAAAAACTAACAGAAGATAAAAAAATAGCTCTTATATCTGAAGATGGATATTATTACATCATCCACTATATAAAAGAGGTTTCACAGCCTCTTCCACTGGAAAAAGTAAAAGAAAAGATAATCAGCAGTATAAAATCAGAAAAGGAAAAACAGTCTATCCAGAAAATACATAAAGAAGTGAACAACATACTGCAGACAGAAAAAAATCTTAAAAATATAGCCATTAACTACAGATCAAAAATAAATAAGATAAATAGAGAAACTATTCAAATGCTTGCTTCACAGCTTGGAATATCAATGGACAAGCTATCTAAGCTTTTAAAATCAGGAAAGATTAACACCTTTGTAACATCTTCAGGTGTTGTTGTGATAAAAGTAAGTAAAGTGGAACCTCCAGATAAAAACAGAAAAGAAGAGATGGCCAAACTTCTCATGCCTATACTTACTCAGAGCAAGTACCAGACACTTGTACAGATGCTTATAGATAAACTACAGGAAGAAGCAGACATAAAAGTAAACAGGAGGGTAATCCAGTAA
- a CDS encoding MBL fold metallo-hydrolase, with protein sequence MVPEERKIFDNGSHQNILLEDYGHGEMVQANVHFIVDNGQGMILDPGGHKVFKHLLSEIGGLIGIDNLKYIFLSHQDPDIVAAVNGWLMTTKATALSSVLWIRFIPHFGVDKLVVNRIKGIGDEGTIIRLGSSELYILPAHFMHAPGNLQVYDPVSKILYSGDLGASLGQDYIYVENFEEHIQYMEGFHRRYIPTSKILKAWLKMVRQLDIETVAPQHGAIIKGRENVNKFFDWLEDLQCGIDIMEDIYKIPTNSFEG encoded by the coding sequence ATGGTTCCAGAAGAAAGGAAGATTTTTGACAACGGTTCACATCAGAACATTTTACTTGAAGATTACGGTCATGGTGAGATGGTTCAGGCGAATGTTCACTTTATCGTGGACAACGGTCAGGGAATGATACTTGATCCGGGGGGACACAAGGTCTTCAAACATCTTCTTTCTGAGATTGGAGGTCTTATAGGTATTGACAACCTCAAGTACATATTCCTTTCCCATCAGGATCCGGACATTGTTGCTGCTGTCAATGGATGGCTTATGACAACAAAAGCCACAGCCCTTTCTTCTGTTTTGTGGATAAGATTTATACCACATTTTGGCGTTGATAAACTTGTGGTTAACAGAATAAAAGGTATCGGAGACGAAGGAACAATTATAAGACTTGGCTCCTCTGAACTTTACATACTACCTGCACACTTTATGCATGCTCCAGGAAACCTTCAGGTTTACGATCCTGTCTCAAAAATCCTGTACTCTGGAGACCTTGGGGCATCATTGGGGCAGGATTACATATATGTGGAAAACTTTGAGGAGCATATACAGTATATGGAAGGCTTTCACAGAAGATACATACCAACGTCAAAAATACTGAAGGCGTGGCTGAAGATGGTAAGGCAGTTAGATATTGAAACTGTAGCTCCTCAGCATGGTGCAATAATAAAAGGCAGGGAAAACGTTAACAAGTTCTTTGACTGGCTTGAAGACCTTCAGTGTGGTATAGACATAATGGAGGATATTTATAAGATTCCGACAAACTCTTTTGAAGGTTAG
- the rsmH gene encoding 16S rRNA (cytosine(1402)-N(4))-methyltransferase RsmH, with protein MVEHYPVLNREVLQFFSSIKAGVIVDATVGGGGHSYLILKKFPEIKIVGIDRDDYALKRAEEKLKEFKGRFTLIKESFRNVDTVLKDLGLKRVEGFLFDLGVSMFQLKMERGFSFQREEPLDMRMDTTQKLTASDVINSYPPPLLEKIIKEYGEEKFYRRIVKNIVDYRKKKKIQTTKELAEIIYFSYPPSLRRGRIHPATRTFQAIRIEVNDELGEIKEGISKAIDLLKVEGIIQVISFHSLEDRIVKNIFREAKRLKKLEILTKKPITPGKEEIKENPPSRSAKLRAGKRL; from the coding sequence TTGGTAGAACATTATCCAGTTTTAAACAGAGAGGTTTTACAGTTTTTTTCGTCAATAAAGGCGGGAGTTATTGTTGATGCCACCGTTGGAGGCGGTGGCCATTCCTACCTGATTTTAAAGAAATTTCCTGAGATTAAAATAGTTGGAATAGACAGGGATGATTATGCCCTGAAAAGGGCAGAAGAAAAGTTAAAAGAGTTCAAAGGAAGATTTACGCTGATAAAAGAATCATTCAGAAATGTTGACACTGTCCTCAAAGATTTAGGACTGAAGAGGGTGGAAGGTTTTCTGTTTGATCTTGGTGTATCTATGTTTCAGTTGAAGATGGAAAGGGGATTTTCTTTTCAGAGGGAAGAACCTCTCGACATGAGAATGGATACAACCCAGAAACTAACAGCATCCGATGTGATCAACTCTTATCCTCCACCACTTCTTGAAAAAATAATCAAAGAGTATGGTGAAGAAAAATTTTACAGAAGAATCGTTAAAAATATTGTGGATTACAGAAAAAAGAAAAAGATTCAAACGACAAAAGAACTCGCAGAGATTATTTACTTTTCCTATCCACCATCTCTAAGGAGAGGGAGAATACATCCGGCAACAAGAACATTTCAGGCAATCAGGATTGAAGTAAATGACGAGCTAGGAGAAATAAAAGAGGGTATAAGCAAAGCTATTGATCTGCTCAAAGTTGAAGGAATCATTCAGGTTATATCCTTTCACTCTTTAGAGGACAGAATTGTAAAAAATATATTCAGAGAGGCAAAGAGATTAAAGAAATTGGAAATACTGACGAAAAAACCAATTACACCGGGAAAAGAGGAAATAAAGGAAAACCCTCCTTCCCGAAGTGCAAAACTGAGAGCAGGAAAGAGATTATGA
- the ftsL gene encoding cell division protein FtsL: MIREKTIELKRDFAHIKRYIKFWFFILFISGALVVYNQYYFKVSKEIIELTQMKNRLITQNTMLKKEISRLSSPERINRMAVKKLKMKPVDYSKVHFIEAK; this comes from the coding sequence ATGATTAGAGAAAAAACGATAGAGCTTAAAAGAGATTTTGCCCATATAAAACGGTACATAAAGTTCTGGTTTTTTATACTCTTTATATCTGGGGCACTCGTTGTTTACAACCAGTACTATTTTAAAGTGAGCAAGGAGATTATTGAACTCACCCAGATGAAAAATAGACTGATAACACAAAATACTATGCTAAAGAAGGAGATTAGCAGACTCTCCTCACCTGAAAGAATTAACAGGATGGCGGTAAAAAAACTGAAAATGAAACCAGTAGATTACTCAAAGGTTCATTTTATAGAAGCAAAATAG
- a CDS encoding peptidoglycan D,D-transpeptidase FtsI family protein: MVKKKVYIVSFLIVAGFLIVILRLLYFQVIKRDEYTQFIKKQYYTQEKIILPRGTIYDKNGKILAISVPTIDVFVLTKHIKNRDRLAKELSIILKKPYSNILKKLSSHRNYVVIARNVDKSLKDRLLKIRRDLKEWNLGLIDSSKRFYPLGSIGGSNIGFVSRVTGKGMEGLELKYDSKLGGGTGKILMMKDALGNPFTIEKEDEKNRYDIKLTIDSNIQYIAQEALKKFVRERKPKEALILIVDPKTGNIIANATYPDYNPNLYWKYTVHKNISFQNAYEPGSLVKPFVLAEAIDEGKVSFKRKYYCGDGKIVVDGVKIRDHKRFKFLTPDEIIIHSSNVGAITLALRLDPEKFYDRLLSLGFGKSTKTFPGEAKGLIKKSKRPVDIAYASIGQNWTATPIQIAMAYSAIANGGYLLKPNFIKEIINPQTGKTIKVEKKIIGKVFSDRSLKKLKSTLKLVVEEGTAKKGKSKYFTIAGKTGTAQKYDPKIKALSKEKFYTWFAGYFPAENPQFTVVIFANEPKKIKKWEVIGGGSVSAPVLRELVDRIMFYMKGKPDKVGGKNGD, encoded by the coding sequence ATGGTAAAAAAAAAGGTATACATAGTATCTTTTCTGATTGTTGCAGGATTTCTGATCGTTATTCTCAGACTCCTTTACTTTCAGGTAATAAAAAGAGACGAATACACGCAATTTATAAAAAAACAGTACTACACTCAAGAAAAAATTATACTTCCAAGGGGAACAATTTACGATAAAAATGGAAAGATACTTGCCATCAGTGTCCCTACCATTGATGTATTTGTTCTGACAAAACATATAAAAAACAGGGATAGACTTGCAAAAGAGCTATCTATAATACTGAAAAAACCTTACAGCAACATCCTGAAAAAACTCAGTTCACATAGAAATTATGTAGTTATTGCAAGAAATGTAGATAAATCCTTAAAAGATAGACTACTAAAGATAAGGAGGGATCTTAAAGAATGGAATTTAGGACTTATTGATTCCTCTAAAAGATTCTATCCGCTCGGAAGTATTGGTGGTTCCAATATAGGTTTTGTCAGCAGAGTAACGGGAAAAGGAATGGAAGGACTCGAACTAAAATATGACAGTAAATTAGGGGGAGGAACAGGAAAGATACTGATGATGAAAGATGCCCTTGGAAATCCATTTACTATAGAGAAAGAGGATGAGAAAAACAGATACGATATAAAACTCACAATAGACAGTAACATACAGTACATAGCACAGGAAGCACTGAAAAAATTTGTTAGAGAAAGAAAGCCCAAAGAAGCCCTCATACTGATAGTTGACCCAAAAACAGGAAACATCATTGCAAACGCAACATATCCAGATTACAATCCAAACCTTTACTGGAAGTACACAGTTCACAAAAATATTTCCTTCCAGAATGCATATGAACCAGGTTCTCTTGTAAAGCCTTTTGTTCTGGCAGAAGCTATAGATGAAGGAAAAGTTTCATTTAAAAGAAAATACTACTGCGGAGATGGCAAAATTGTTGTTGATGGTGTGAAAATCAGAGACCACAAAAGATTCAAGTTCCTGACTCCTGATGAGATAATTATCCATTCTTCAAACGTTGGCGCTATCACACTTGCCCTTAGGTTAGACCCAGAAAAGTTCTACGACAGACTTCTCAGTCTGGGCTTTGGAAAATCAACAAAAACCTTTCCCGGAGAAGCAAAAGGCCTGATAAAAAAAAGCAAAAGACCTGTAGATATCGCATATGCATCAATAGGACAGAACTGGACTGCAACACCTATTCAGATAGCTATGGCATACTCAGCCATAGCAAACGGTGGATATCTGCTGAAGCCAAATTTCATCAAGGAAATTATCAATCCACAGACAGGAAAAACAATAAAAGTGGAAAAAAAGATAATAGGCAAAGTGTTTTCAGACAGGTCACTGAAAAAATTAAAAAGCACCCTTAAACTTGTTGTTGAAGAAGGAACGGCAAAAAAGGGAAAATCAAAATATTTCACAATAGCAGGAAAAACAGGAACAGCCCAGAAGTACGACCCCAAAATAAAAGCCCTCTCAAAAGAGAAATTTTATACCTGGTTTGCTGGATATTTCCCTGCAGAGAATCCTCAGTTTACAGTTGTGATATTCGCGAACGAACCTAAAAAAATAAAAAAATGGGAAGTTATAGGAGGAGGTTCTGTGTCTGCTCCTGTACTTAGAGAACTTGTTGACCGTATAATGTTTTATATGAAAGGAAAACCAGACAAAGTTGGAGGAAAAAATGGAGATTAA
- a CDS encoding hotdog domain-containing protein: protein MEIKTHRQIDQSISGVPTAVETDKFASVMLEITDQMKADEKGLVHGGFLFSAADYCSMLAVNHPNVVLAKAEVRFLKPVRVGEHIFFEGIVVEREGNRRTVEVNGKNEKNEIVFAGKFYCVIPEKHVLD from the coding sequence ATGGAGATTAAAACACATCGGCAGATTGACCAGAGTATTTCAGGAGTTCCAACAGCTGTAGAAACAGATAAGTTTGCATCAGTAATGTTAGAAATCACAGACCAGATGAAAGCTGACGAAAAAGGTCTCGTTCATGGAGGATTCCTTTTTTCAGCAGCAGATTACTGCTCTATGCTTGCTGTAAATCATCCAAATGTGGTTCTTGCAAAAGCCGAAGTAAGATTTTTAAAACCTGTAAGGGTGGGAGAACATATATTTTTTGAAGGGATTGTTGTAGAAAGGGAAGGAAATAGAAGAACTGTTGAAGTAAACGGAAAAAATGAAAAAAACGAGATAGTTTTCGCAGGTAAATTTTACTGTGTAATACCTGAAAAACATGTCCTTGACTGA
- a CDS encoding EAL domain-containing protein, producing the protein MSIRRKIALLIFLVFFSGFGVSYVLYRIFITEHLKKLDLIFIDREFDTFFKSIENNISFVDSIAKNEAYWDDLYNFTLNPNEKFVKSNFDSANETLYDLKINFYLVLNRLLNTALYRCNLDLNSCSHLIEAVKKYIKGEQSGLIKIGDNIIAVSSKYILPTEKKSKPAGLLIIGKLINMNELADFMRTAPQEISRDSPLKKIRHGIFSVSIYETDGDYFGYRVYGRDISGKKLLLHSGIIDKTVSEKGKKFFLILNLILLFIFLSVMLVLYYGIDRLVTVPIHNLVRSIKNISINKDLSEDFNVDYGSKEINIISKEISKLLRTIKGLLGDIEEKNKLFKAIAENTPIGIYIFSEKFEYVNPAVEKITGYSKEEIIGKNISFLLTEADKEMRKKIIEAVRRRLKGEVFRNEFQIKIKTKNGETKDILVIANTVFLSDKPYGLGIAVDITQTKRLERELLEQAERDSLTGLYNRLGLTKKIEEFLDIFSRENKKFFLLFIDLNKFKNINDSFGHQIGDTVLKTIGKRLKENFRKIDVIARFGGDEFGILITTYSKFDDISQILTKIIRLIEEPVHINELSFIVTASIGISVFPDDGTDANTLLKRADIAMYRAKEKSRKENKSSFIFFSEEFERKIKEKIEIERELREVLKNKKEEFTVLYQPIYNLKTMKISKLEALVRWSSSKFGEIPPSRFINISEETGLIKEISNIVLDRVCNQILLWKRKGLDIKVSINISPIEFMDRDFVDRLLSKLRPSCLEKNISIEITENVLIENVLESREKIKKLKEQGIDILLDDFGKGYSSLTYLKKFPISMLKIDREFIKDLPKDKEDVEIVKTIVKLSEILQIETVAEGIESREQLEILKNIGCTYGQGFFLGKPLYPSEIERIFPSNIH; encoded by the coding sequence ATGAGTATAAGGAGAAAGATAGCATTACTTATATTCCTGGTCTTTTTTTCTGGGTTTGGTGTGTCCTATGTGCTTTATAGAATCTTCATCACAGAACATCTGAAAAAACTTGATCTCATCTTTATAGATAGAGAATTTGATACCTTTTTCAAGAGTATTGAAAACAACATATCCTTTGTTGATTCGATAGCAAAAAATGAAGCATACTGGGACGACCTTTATAACTTCACACTAAATCCAAATGAAAAATTTGTAAAAAGCAACTTTGACTCTGCAAACGAAACACTTTATGACCTAAAAATAAATTTTTATCTGGTTCTAAATCGTCTTCTAAATACTGCTCTATACAGATGTAATCTTGATCTGAACAGTTGTTCTCACCTTATTGAAGCTGTTAAAAAATACATAAAAGGTGAACAGTCTGGTCTGATAAAGATAGGGGATAACATAATTGCTGTGTCCTCAAAATACATTCTCCCTACAGAAAAAAAATCCAAACCTGCAGGGCTTCTTATTATAGGGAAGCTGATAAATATGAATGAGCTGGCAGATTTTATGAGAACTGCACCTCAGGAGATTTCCAGGGATAGTCCATTAAAAAAAATCAGACATGGTATATTCAGCGTTAGCATATATGAAACAGATGGTGATTACTTTGGTTACAGAGTTTATGGTAGAGACATATCAGGAAAAAAGCTACTACTCCATTCAGGCATAATAGATAAAACAGTCTCTGAGAAAGGAAAAAAGTTTTTTCTTATTTTAAACCTTATACTTCTCTTTATATTTCTGTCGGTGATGTTGGTTCTGTACTATGGAATCGATAGATTGGTCACTGTCCCTATTCATAATCTTGTAAGGAGCATAAAAAATATATCCATAAATAAAGATTTATCTGAAGATTTCAATGTTGATTATGGTTCAAAGGAGATAAACATAATATCCAAAGAGATATCAAAACTGTTAAGGACCATAAAAGGTCTACTTGGAGATATTGAGGAAAAAAACAAACTGTTTAAAGCAATCGCAGAAAATACACCTATCGGTATATACATATTTTCAGAAAAGTTTGAGTATGTAAATCCTGCTGTTGAGAAAATCACAGGATACAGCAAGGAAGAAATTATTGGGAAAAATATCTCCTTTCTTCTCACAGAAGCAGACAAAGAAATGAGAAAAAAGATTATAGAGGCGGTCAGAAGAAGGCTGAAAGGGGAAGTTTTCAGAAATGAGTTTCAGATAAAGATAAAAACAAAAAACGGAGAGACAAAAGATATTCTTGTGATAGCAAATACTGTGTTTCTATCAGATAAACCATACGGTTTGGGAATAGCTGTTGATATTACACAGACAAAAAGACTGGAAAGGGAGTTACTTGAACAGGCAGAGAGGGATTCCCTCACAGGTCTGTACAACAGATTGGGTCTTACAAAAAAGATAGAGGAGTTTCTGGATATATTCTCCAGAGAAAACAAAAAGTTTTTTCTCCTATTTATTGACCTGAACAAATTCAAAAACATAAACGACTCCTTTGGTCATCAGATTGGAGATACGGTTTTAAAAACAATAGGAAAAAGACTGAAAGAAAACTTCAGAAAGATTGACGTCATTGCAAGATTTGGAGGAGACGAATTTGGTATTCTCATAACAACCTACTCAAAGTTTGACGACATTTCCCAGATACTGACAAAGATTATTCGGCTTATAGAAGAACCTGTTCATATAAATGAGCTTTCTTTTATTGTTACGGCAAGTATCGGAATTTCTGTTTTTCCAGATGATGGAACAGATGCAAACACCCTTTTAAAAAGAGCAGATATTGCAATGTACAGAGCAAAGGAAAAATCAAGAAAGGAGAATAAAAGCAGTTTTATATTTTTCTCTGAGGAGTTTGAAAGAAAAATAAAAGAAAAAATAGAAATAGAAAGGGAGTTGAGAGAAGTTCTCAAAAATAAGAAGGAAGAATTTACCGTTCTATATCAGCCTATATACAACCTGAAAACAATGAAAATATCAAAGTTAGAAGCTTTAGTAAGGTGGAGTTCTTCAAAGTTTGGTGAAATTCCCCCTTCCAGATTTATAAACATATCTGAGGAGACAGGACTGATAAAGGAGATAAGCAACATAGTTCTGGATAGGGTCTGCAACCAGATACTGCTCTGGAAAAGAAAAGGACTGGATATAAAAGTATCCATAAACATCTCCCCCATAGAGTTTATGGACAGAGATTTTGTTGACAGGCTACTGTCAAAGCTCAGACCATCATGCCTTGAAAAAAATATCTCCATTGAGATAACAGAAAACGTCCTGATTGAAAATGTTTTAGAATCAAGAGAAAAAATCAAAAAACTAAAAGAACAGGGAATTGACATACTGTTAGATGATTTTGGTAAAGGCTATTCTTCCCTCACATACCTGAAAAAATTTCCCATATCAATGTTGAAAATCGACAGGGAATTTATAAAAGATCTCCCAAAAGATAAAGAAGATGTAGAAATAGTAAAGACTATTGTTAAACTATCTGAAATCCTCCAGATAGAAACTGTCGCAGAAGGTATTGAGAGCAGAGAACAACTTGAAATCCTGAAAAATATAGGATGCACTTATGGTCAGGGATTTTTCCTTGGGAAGCCTCTATATCCCTCTGAGATTGAGAGGATATTTCCATCCAATATACATTAA